In Arctopsyche grandis isolate Sample6627 unplaced genomic scaffold, ASM5162203v2 HiC_scaffold_107, whole genome shotgun sequence, the following are encoded in one genomic region:
- the LOC143921965 gene encoding uncharacterized protein LOC143921965, translated as MADNSGLLGILNNQDGKVRKTKVGYTMELTSETLEKIKKHPKIIHIEEDQIVTIASVEYREAQSEISFVMQNNSSWGLSRISGHKHQYEYLKDGGKNVVVYVLDTGIDVTHPEFEGRAEFKYNAVEGSPDIDEQGHGTHCAGVIGSKSFGVAKQAKLFGVKILDKHGMGSISKLIEGIDFVIDDYLKIKDKGHGYIFKQDNIIDYIFGDQHPFFTTNKKIQAVVNMSVGGAKSVALNFAVRHASRDYNIHFSTAAGNEHKDACEYSPSSSSTSLTIGASDKKDFIASFSNNGHCVNLFAPGVEIISTWPNNRTKIASGTSMATPHVAGIMAVYLSMADFNPEELKARIIADAENEVMEHDYSFFAKKKPFASLKALYQRLKTIKQD; from the coding sequence ATGGCGGATAACAGTGGACTTCTTGGGATTTTAAATAATCAAGATGGCAAAGTAAGAAAGACTAAAGTTGGGTACACAATGGAGTTAACATCAGAGAcactagaaaaaataaaaaaacatccaaaaataatacacattgaAGAGGATCAAATAGTAACCATAGCCAGTGTTGAATATAGAGAAGCTCAAAGCGAAATTTCATTTGTAATGCAAAATAATTCTTCATGGGGTCTATCAAGGATATCGGGTCATAAACACCAATATGAATATCTTAAAGATGGTGGAAAAAATGTTGTGGTTTATGTACTTGATACTGGTATTGATGTAACACATCCAGAATTTGAAGGAAGGGCAGAGTTTAAATATAATGCTGTTGAGGGGAGCCCAGATATTGATGAGCAAGGTCACGGGACACATTGTGCGGGTGTAATTGGGTCAAAGAGTTTTGGAGTAGCTAAACAAGCAAAATTATTTGGGGTGAAAATACTGGATAAACATGGTATGGGATCAATTTCTAAATTAATTGAAGGGATCGATTTTGTAATtgatgattatttaaaaataaaagataaaggTCATGGTTACATCTTTAAACAAGATAACATAATTGATTACATATTTGGTGATCAGCACCCATTCTTCacgacaaataaaaaaatacaagcgGTGGTTAATATGAGTGTGGGTGGTGCTAAAAGTGTAGCACTTAACTTCGCTGTACGCCATGCTTCTCGAGATTATAACATCCACTTCTCTACTGCAGCAGGAAACGAGCATAAAGATGCGTGTGAGTACTCACCATCATCATCTTCTACTTCATTAACCATAGGTGCATCCgataaaaaagatttcataGCAAGTTTTAGTAATAACGGGCATTGTGTTAATCTGTTTGCACCAGGAGTTGAGATTATTAGCACTTGGCCGAACAACAGAACAAAGATTGCATCTGGTACAAGTATGGCTACACCACATGTAGCTGGGATAATGGCAGTTTATTTGAGTATGGCAGATTTTAATCCAGAGGAGTTGAAAGCGCGGATAATAGCAGATGCGGAAAATGAAGTTATGGAGCATGATTACTCATTTTTTGCCAAAAAGAAGCCTTTTGCTTCATTAAAAGCATTATATCAGAGATTAAAAACCATAAAACAAGATTAA
- the LOC143921967 gene encoding MYG1 exonuclease-like, protein MLLITHSGHFHLDEVLATVILLKIYPYASLERTRDEPRFRFGDIVYDVGGVFDPTRRRFDHHQPDFTETFSSKYKVKLRLRDRELCAISGIPGCNFVHINGFTGSNKTKEGAFKMCEKSLLAIYKK, encoded by the exons ATGTTGTTAATTACACACAGTGGACACTTTCATCTAGATGAAGTATTAGctactgtaatattattaaaaatttatccgTATGCATCATTAGAAAGAACCCGCGATGAACCACGTTTTCGTTTTGGGGATATAGTTTATGATGTTGGTGGTGTTTTTGATCCTACTAGAAGAAGATTTGATCATCATCAACCCGATTTTACGGAAACATTTTCGTCCAAATACAAAGTTAAATTGA GATTAAGAGATCGGGAGCTTTGCGCAATCTCAGGAATCCCAGGATGTAATTTTGTTCATATTAATGGGTTTACAGGCTCTAATAAAACTAAAGAGGGCGCTTTTAAAATGTGTGAAAAATCACTTTTAGCtatttataagaaataa